A window of Sphingomonas adhaesiva contains these coding sequences:
- a CDS encoding dienelactone hydrolase family protein — protein MPSSFIPVPAGRDERFDAYLATPDSPNGGSIVVLQEIFGVNGYIRSVCDAFAAEGYFAIAPDLFWRQERLVALDPAVPDQMQRALALSQSLDHGQAVADALAAAAVAREQPGANGKVAAVGFCLGGKLAYLMAMEPGIDAGVAYYGVAIQASLADMGKVTAPLLLHIAADDHLCPPDAQAAIAAAAAENPKVEIITHDGVGHGFARRGPTYDAVAAERADAATAQRLRASLT, from the coding sequence ATGCCCTCATCGTTCATCCCCGTTCCCGCCGGCCGCGACGAGCGCTTCGACGCGTATCTGGCGACGCCGGACTCGCCGAACGGCGGCAGCATCGTGGTGCTGCAGGAGATATTCGGCGTGAACGGTTACATCCGGTCGGTCTGCGACGCCTTCGCCGCGGAAGGCTATTTCGCGATCGCGCCGGACCTGTTCTGGCGTCAGGAGCGACTGGTCGCGCTCGATCCGGCGGTGCCCGATCAGATGCAGCGTGCGCTCGCCCTGTCGCAGTCGCTGGATCACGGTCAGGCGGTGGCGGACGCCCTCGCCGCGGCGGCGGTGGCAAGGGAGCAGCCGGGTGCGAACGGCAAGGTGGCGGCGGTCGGCTTCTGCCTCGGCGGCAAGCTCGCCTATCTCATGGCGATGGAACCCGGGATCGACGCCGGCGTCGCTTATTACGGCGTGGCGATCCAGGCGTCGCTGGCCGACATGGGGAAGGTGACGGCGCCGCTGCTGCTGCATATCGCGGCCGACGACCATCTGTGTCCGCCCGATGCCCAGGCGGCGATCGCCGCCGCCGCTGCGGAAAATCCGAAGGTGGAAATCATCACGCACGACGGCGTCGGCCACGGCTTCGCGCGGCGCGGACCGACCTATGACGCGGTAGCCGCCGAGCGGGCCGATGCCGCGACCGCGCAGCGGCTGCGCGCCAGCCTGACCTAG
- a CDS encoding SDR family oxidoreductase: MSRRLAGKRALVTGAAQGLGAAIAHAFAREGARVLLTDINEDGAVAAAEAIDAEFGPGIAYAARHDVTDEHDWAAAIDRAHAALGGLSVLVNNAGIVLTGSVEDLSLAAWRRGTAVNVDSVFLGTKLALPLLRDSQPASIVNLSSIAGLIAAHNFANYNATKAAVWMLTKSVALHCARQGWDIRCNSIHPTFIRTPILQDLVGDRDEETVLAKLARQVPLGRLGDPADVAHAAVYLASDESRFMTGAELKLDGGISAM, translated from the coding sequence ATGAGCCGCCGCCTGGCCGGGAAGAGGGCGCTCGTGACCGGCGCCGCGCAGGGACTGGGCGCCGCGATCGCGCACGCCTTCGCACGCGAGGGCGCGCGGGTGTTGCTGACCGACATCAACGAGGACGGCGCCGTCGCCGCCGCAGAGGCGATCGACGCCGAATTCGGCCCGGGCATCGCCTATGCGGCGCGCCACGACGTCACCGACGAGCACGACTGGGCGGCGGCGATCGATCGCGCGCACGCCGCGCTCGGCGGCCTTTCGGTGCTCGTCAACAATGCCGGGATCGTCCTGACCGGATCGGTCGAGGATCTCTCGCTGGCGGCATGGCGGCGCGGTACGGCAGTCAACGTCGACAGCGTCTTCCTCGGCACGAAGCTGGCGCTTCCGCTCCTGCGCGACAGCCAGCCGGCATCGATCGTCAATCTGTCGTCGATCGCGGGGCTGATCGCGGCGCACAATTTCGCGAACTACAACGCGACGAAGGCGGCGGTGTGGATGCTCACCAAGTCGGTCGCGCTCCACTGCGCACGGCAGGGCTGGGACATCCGCTGCAATTCGATCCACCCGACGTTCATCCGCACCCCCATCCTTCAGGATCTGGTCGGCGACCGCGACGAGGAGACCGTGCTGGCGAAGCTGGCGCGGCAGGTACCGCTCGGTCGCCTCGGCGATCCCGCCGATGTGGCGCACGCCGCGGTGTATCTGGCCTCGGACGAAAGCCGCTTCATGACGGGCGCCGAGCTGAAGCTCGACGGCGGCATTTCGGCGATGTGA
- a CDS encoding SDR family oxidoreductase gives MTLAGRTLFITGGSRGIGLAIAERAARDGANVVIAAKTAEPHPKLPGTIHTAAAAIEAAGGRALPLLLDVRDADAVAAAVDQAAQHFGGIDICVNNASAINLSRSEEIEVKRFDLIQQINMRGTFLVSRACVPHLRRSPNAHVLTLSPPLTLRADWFAQHLPYTLSKYGMSMVTFGMAEEFRADGIAFNALWPRTTIATAAVEFALGGEDLMRRSRKPEIMADAAYAIFRRDARYYSGHFVLDEDVLREEGRTDFSAYRHDPAATLEIDIFVAPGADPIE, from the coding sequence ATGACGCTGGCCGGACGAACGCTTTTCATCACCGGCGGCAGCCGGGGTATCGGACTTGCGATCGCCGAGCGTGCGGCGCGCGACGGCGCCAATGTCGTGATCGCCGCCAAGACGGCGGAGCCGCATCCGAAGCTGCCCGGCACCATCCACACGGCGGCGGCGGCGATCGAGGCGGCCGGCGGCAGGGCGCTGCCGCTGCTCCTGGACGTCCGCGATGCCGACGCGGTCGCGGCGGCCGTCGATCAGGCGGCGCAGCATTTCGGCGGCATCGACATCTGCGTCAACAACGCCTCCGCGATCAACCTGTCGCGATCGGAAGAGATCGAGGTGAAACGCTTCGACCTGATCCAGCAGATCAATATGCGCGGCACGTTTTTGGTGTCGCGGGCCTGCGTGCCGCACCTGCGCCGGAGCCCGAACGCGCACGTGCTCACGCTCTCGCCGCCGCTCACCCTGCGGGCCGACTGGTTCGCGCAGCATCTGCCGTACACGCTCAGCAAATACGGGATGTCGATGGTGACCTTCGGCATGGCCGAGGAATTTCGCGCCGACGGCATCGCGTTCAACGCGCTGTGGCCGCGGACCACGATCGCCACCGCGGCAGTCGAGTTCGCGCTGGGGGGCGAGGACCTGATGCGCCGGTCGCGAAAGCCGGAGATCATGGCCGACGCCGCCTATGCCATCTTCCGGCGCGACGCGCGATACTATTCGGGCCATTTCGTGCTCGACGAGGACGTGCTGCGCGAGGAGGGGCGGACCGACTTTTCGGCATATCGTCACGATCCGGCCGCGACGCTGGAGATCGACATCTTCGTCGCGCCCGGCGCCGACCCGATCGAGTAG
- a CDS encoding GntR family transcriptional regulator, producing the protein MTKNENRGTAERTPFEQVRRGILRALYEGRYVPGQRLAAPDLMRDFDVGRGTVREVLQRLASTGVVTIAANRGAQVRRLTRDEVSGILDVVEVLLGLAARGACGAMRDADVREGLERRYSVMSCCAPATEFHRFVEAREDFYRYLVASPGNAELQRVFPAIQVQIMRVQLRAFDRAADSTDLSDYVDLFAAILSDDPSRAESAGRAHVRRTLDRVLSLPDRAFEPGGGALVERPLR; encoded by the coding sequence ATGACGAAGAACGAAAACAGGGGAACGGCCGAGAGGACACCGTTCGAGCAGGTCCGTCGCGGCATCCTTCGCGCGCTCTACGAGGGACGCTACGTACCCGGGCAGCGGCTGGCCGCGCCCGACCTGATGCGCGACTTCGACGTCGGACGCGGCACCGTCCGCGAGGTGTTGCAGCGCCTCGCCTCGACCGGCGTCGTCACCATCGCGGCGAACCGCGGCGCGCAGGTTCGCCGGCTCACGCGCGACGAGGTCAGCGGCATCCTCGACGTGGTGGAGGTCCTGCTGGGCCTCGCCGCGCGGGGGGCCTGCGGGGCGATGCGGGACGCCGATGTGCGGGAGGGTCTGGAACGACGCTATTCGGTCATGTCCTGCTGTGCGCCGGCGACCGAGTTCCATCGGTTCGTCGAAGCGCGCGAGGATTTCTATCGCTACCTCGTCGCGTCACCCGGCAATGCCGAATTGCAGCGTGTCTTTCCCGCGATCCAGGTCCAGATCATGCGCGTGCAGCTTCGCGCGTTCGATCGTGCCGCCGACTCGACCGACCTGTCCGACTATGTCGACCTCTTCGCGGCGATCCTGTCCGACGATCCGTCCCGCGCCGAGAGCGCCGGTCGCGCGCACGTCCGAAGGACGCTCGACCGCGTCCTCTCGCTACCCGACCGCGCCTTCGAGCCGGGCGGCGGCGCGCTCGTGGAGCGCCCCCTGCGATGA
- the iolB gene encoding 5-deoxy-glucuronate isomerase codes for MSDLLVRPHAPDEAGRLLEVTPQSAGWTYIGFAVHRLAAGATLSGGGDGREHCLVLLTGRATVTAGDHRFAAIGGRSSVFEGAGHSVYVPGGTGWTIVAETPLELAVCSAPGGGDLPPRLIAPEDVGQETRGQGTNTRYVRNILPDDAPAHSLLVVEVVTPGGNWSSYPPHKHDRDAPPQETLLEETYYHRLDPPQGYAVQRVYTDDLDLDETITVRDGDCVLVPRGYHPVGAAHGYELFYLNVMAGPRRKWIFANDPAHAWIVEAQK; via the coding sequence ATGAGCGACCTGCTGGTCCGCCCGCACGCGCCCGACGAGGCCGGCCGGTTGCTGGAGGTGACGCCGCAGTCGGCGGGGTGGACCTATATCGGTTTCGCGGTCCATCGCCTCGCCGCGGGAGCGACCCTGTCGGGCGGCGGCGACGGGCGCGAGCATTGTCTCGTCCTCCTCACCGGCCGCGCTACCGTCACGGCGGGCGACCATCGCTTCGCCGCGATCGGGGGCCGATCGTCGGTGTTCGAGGGCGCGGGCCATTCGGTCTACGTGCCCGGCGGCACGGGCTGGACGATCGTGGCGGAGACGCCGCTGGAGCTTGCGGTGTGCTCCGCCCCCGGCGGTGGCGACCTGCCGCCGCGGCTGATCGCGCCGGAGGACGTCGGCCAGGAGACGCGCGGGCAGGGGACCAACACCCGCTACGTGCGCAACATCCTGCCCGACGACGCGCCCGCGCACAGCCTGCTGGTGGTGGAGGTCGTCACGCCGGGCGGCAATTGGTCGAGCTATCCGCCGCACAAGCACGACCGCGACGCGCCGCCGCAGGAGACGCTACTGGAGGAAACCTATTACCACCGGCTCGACCCGCCGCAGGGCTATGCGGTGCAGCGGGTCTATACCGACGACCTCGATCTCGACGAGACCATCACGGTGCGCGACGGCGACTGCGTGCTGGTGCCGCGCGGCTACCACCCGGTCGGCGCGGCGCATGGCTACGAGCTGTTCTACCTCAACGTGATGGCCGGCCCGCGCCGCAAGTGGATCTTCGCCAACGATCCGGCGCACGCCTGGATCGTGGAGGCGCAGAAATAG
- the iolD gene encoding 3D-(3,5/4)-trihydroxycyclohexane-1,2-dione acylhydrolase (decyclizing) — translation MSGGGTVRLTMSQALLRYLMAQHIEVDGEERPYFAGVWAIFGHGNVAGMGEALHAVKDRLPTWRAHNEQGMAHAAIAYAKARFRTGAMVCSTSIGPGATNLVTAAALAHVNRLPVLLLPSDVFANRRPDPVLQQIEDFGDGTTSVTDCFRPVSRYFDRITRPEQIISALPRTMATFTDPAGCGPVTLALCQDVQAESYDYPLAFFEKRVWRIRRPEPDAAEFAGLADAIRGARRPLIVSGGGVLYARAAEALRALVAETGIPVVETHGGKGALSWRDPLNAGSIGVTGSTAANALAAEADVVIGLGTRLQDFTTGSRTVFAAPDRRLVQVNVQPFDAHKHGAVPVVGDAGIVIDRLADALAGHRAPGDWTTRARDLADDWRAKVQAVMNATPTAPFQYADVVGAVDRAADADSIAVCAAGTLPAELHKLWRSERPGGYHMEYGYSCMGYEVAGGFGAKMADPSREVFVMVGDGSYLMLNSELATSVMMGYRIIVVLFDSEGYSCINRLQRSAGGADFNNMFRDSVQVVAPQFDYVAHARSLGALAEKADDMAALEDALARARRADRSTVIVVDVDPYEETNLGGHWWDVVVPEVSDREAVRAARAAYEQQVAKQRIDG, via the coding sequence ATGAGCGGCGGCGGAACCGTGCGGCTGACGATGTCGCAGGCGCTGCTGCGCTATCTGATGGCGCAGCATATCGAGGTCGACGGCGAGGAGCGGCCCTATTTCGCGGGCGTCTGGGCGATCTTCGGCCACGGCAACGTCGCCGGGATGGGCGAAGCGCTGCACGCGGTGAAGGACCGGCTGCCGACGTGGCGCGCGCACAACGAACAGGGGATGGCGCACGCCGCGATCGCCTATGCCAAGGCGCGGTTCCGCACCGGCGCGATGGTGTGCAGCACGTCGATCGGCCCGGGCGCGACCAACCTCGTGACCGCCGCGGCGCTGGCGCACGTCAACCGGCTGCCGGTGCTGCTGCTGCCGAGCGACGTGTTCGCCAATCGCCGGCCCGACCCGGTGCTCCAGCAGATCGAGGATTTCGGCGACGGCACGACCAGCGTCACCGACTGCTTCCGCCCGGTGTCGCGCTACTTCGACCGCATCACTCGTCCCGAACAGATCATCAGCGCGCTGCCGCGGACCATGGCGACCTTCACCGATCCCGCGGGATGCGGCCCGGTGACGCTGGCGCTGTGCCAGGACGTGCAGGCCGAATCCTACGACTATCCGCTCGCCTTCTTCGAGAAGCGGGTGTGGCGAATCCGCCGCCCCGAGCCCGACGCGGCGGAGTTCGCAGGGCTGGCGGACGCGATCCGGGGCGCGCGGCGCCCGCTGATCGTCTCGGGCGGGGGCGTGCTCTACGCCCGTGCCGCCGAGGCGCTGCGCGCGCTGGTCGCCGAAACCGGCATCCCGGTCGTGGAGACGCACGGCGGCAAGGGCGCGCTGTCGTGGCGCGATCCGCTCAACGCCGGGTCGATCGGGGTCACCGGCTCGACCGCGGCGAACGCGCTGGCGGCCGAGGCGGACGTGGTGATCGGCCTGGGCACCCGGCTGCAGGATTTCACGACGGGCTCGCGCACCGTCTTCGCGGCCCCGGACCGACGTCTGGTGCAGGTCAACGTGCAGCCCTTCGACGCGCACAAGCATGGCGCCGTCCCGGTCGTCGGCGATGCCGGGATCGTCATCGACCGCCTCGCCGACGCGCTAGCCGGACACCGTGCGCCGGGCGACTGGACGACCCGCGCGCGCGACCTCGCCGACGACTGGCGCGCCAAGGTTCAGGCGGTGATGAACGCCACCCCCACCGCGCCCTTCCAATATGCCGACGTGGTCGGCGCGGTCGACCGTGCCGCCGACGCCGACAGCATCGCGGTCTGCGCCGCCGGCACGCTGCCCGCCGAGCTCCACAAATTGTGGCGAAGCGAGCGGCCGGGCGGCTATCACATGGAATATGGCTATAGCTGCATGGGCTACGAGGTCGCGGGCGGCTTCGGCGCCAAGATGGCGGACCCCTCGCGCGAGGTGTTCGTGATGGTCGGCGACGGCAGCTACCTGATGCTCAACTCCGAACTCGCGACCTCGGTGATGATGGGATATCGCATCATCGTCGTCCTGTTCGACAGCGAGGGCTATAGCTGCATCAACCGCCTGCAACGCAGCGCGGGCGGCGCCGATTTCAACAATATGTTCCGCGACAGCGTGCAGGTCGTCGCGCCGCAGTTCGACTATGTCGCGCACGCCCGCAGCCTGGGGGCGCTCGCGGAGAAGGCAGACGACATGGCGGCGCTGGAGGATGCGCTTGCGCGCGCGCGCCGCGCCGACCGATCGACCGTGATCGTCGTCGACGTCGACCCGTACGAGGAGACGAACCTCGGCGGTCACTGGTGGGACGTCGTCGTGCCCGAAGTCTCGGATCGCGAGGCGGTTCGCGCCGCCCGCGCCGCCTACGAACAGCAAGTCGCAAAGCAGAGGATCGACGGATGA
- a CDS encoding TonB-dependent receptor produces MRTTTRARLYAGAAMLLATTAAATPASGQVATDPAPAAQTVPAQGAPVTPEPTPPVDPVQSGPKPAGTSTPPIASPDDGQGADIVVTGTRASLQRAVEIKREAPGVVDAISSEDLGKFPDTNIAESLQRIPGIAIDRNGGEGQFVTVRGFGPTFNQVLVNGRQVASETDGRAFSFDLYPADLIAGAEVYKSGVSHLPAGGIGATVNLKTARPLDLKGFRLIANAQGLYDVNSGKVTPELFGLVSDTTDDDRFGALLSVSYQKRRSREEFLDQNGWLPTIIGQGVNASAIVANPGNVSTIFRPRETANGIREQERERLNIQGVLQWQATDTLRLTADGFYNKFSVDSKATLLNTYIGVGANDITDITLDRNGTVLRETVNSEIGALVRLEGRPTETKLIGLNADWQVTPEFRSTLDFAYSNSRADPASRRNTGQAVLGFLSSQIAGGQRYTFDMTSGFPVTTFTPALTSAITNVDAYRLHVAQYGNQTGDGTGGANTDNGVYSASFDNSYSPSDGGFFKTFSFGVNYTRDRKRVDFIQPNFAAFCQFCGFFQDAPNALLTPIDLSDTLSGLPSGIQRRFFTFDLDQLIAYQSSPEALAARDVAKGLPPGTSAAQWERLRTTEGGYVGVRQPASFGVTETSFSGYANVSIAGTIGAVDWGIDTGARLVRTRTEATGSSSTLLALNQTTPSQYDPTLGAAALVTRSNTYYKLLPNFNLKILPSKEIIVRLAASQTFARPQLSDLAPRFAFNDLRPGSLTASGGNTALRPFTSTNLDASFEYYFNTLSFLTVAAYWKNVEDFIVTTNSVETITVPNGIRVTTGDPAINAAAGTVNFLVSRPVNAEQATVKGVEVGGQLTFDFLPGPLRFFGVSGNANFVSSNAGISTGDNINTIFALPGLGNTQNAAVFFDNGTLDARVSYSRRGSFLETLVNPKAAVEPIFVAPFQQVDFRINYNTEIGGAAMTFFVGGVNVFNEKIRKYGRYENQFITYRNTGPRYQFGVRARF; encoded by the coding sequence ATGCGAACCACCACCCGCGCGCGCCTGTATGCCGGCGCTGCGATGCTGCTTGCCACCACCGCGGCGGCCACGCCCGCAAGCGGTCAGGTCGCGACCGATCCCGCCCCGGCGGCGCAGACCGTGCCGGCGCAGGGCGCGCCGGTCACCCCCGAGCCCACCCCCCCGGTCGATCCGGTCCAGTCCGGTCCCAAGCCCGCGGGCACCAGCACCCCGCCGATCGCCAGCCCCGACGACGGGCAGGGCGCCGACATCGTCGTCACCGGCACCCGCGCCAGCCTTCAGCGTGCGGTCGAGATCAAGCGCGAGGCGCCGGGCGTCGTCGACGCGATCTCGTCCGAAGACCTGGGCAAGTTTCCCGACACGAATATCGCCGAATCGTTGCAGCGCATTCCCGGCATCGCGATCGACCGCAACGGCGGCGAGGGACAGTTCGTCACCGTCCGCGGTTTCGGCCCCACCTTCAACCAGGTGCTCGTCAACGGGCGCCAGGTGGCGTCGGAAACCGACGGTCGCGCCTTCAGCTTCGATCTCTATCCAGCGGATCTGATCGCGGGGGCGGAGGTCTACAAGTCGGGCGTATCGCACCTGCCCGCGGGCGGCATCGGCGCCACCGTCAACCTCAAGACCGCGCGGCCGCTGGACCTCAAGGGTTTCCGCCTGATCGCGAACGCGCAGGGACTGTACGACGTCAATTCGGGCAAGGTGACGCCCGAGCTGTTCGGCCTCGTCTCCGACACCACCGACGACGACCGCTTCGGCGCGCTGCTCTCGGTCAGCTACCAGAAGCGGCGCTCGCGCGAGGAATTCCTCGACCAGAACGGCTGGCTGCCGACGATCATCGGACAGGGCGTGAACGCCAGCGCGATCGTCGCCAATCCGGGCAACGTCTCGACGATCTTCCGCCCGCGCGAGACCGCCAACGGCATCCGCGAGCAGGAGCGCGAGCGCCTCAACATCCAGGGCGTGCTGCAATGGCAGGCGACCGACACGCTGCGGCTGACCGCGGACGGCTTCTACAACAAGTTCAGCGTGGATTCGAAGGCGACGCTGCTCAACACCTATATCGGCGTCGGCGCCAACGACATCACCGACATCACGCTGGACCGGAACGGCACCGTGCTGCGCGAGACGGTGAACAGCGAGATCGGCGCGCTGGTCCGGCTGGAAGGGCGGCCGACCGAGACCAAGCTGATCGGCCTGAACGCCGACTGGCAGGTGACACCGGAATTCCGCAGCACGCTCGACTTCGCCTATTCCAACTCGCGCGCCGATCCCGCCAGCCGCCGCAATACCGGGCAGGCGGTGCTGGGCTTCCTCAGCAGCCAGATCGCCGGGGGGCAGCGCTACACCTTCGACATGACGAGCGGCTTCCCCGTCACGACCTTCACCCCGGCGCTGACCTCGGCGATCACCAACGTCGACGCCTATCGTCTCCACGTCGCGCAATACGGCAACCAGACGGGTGACGGGACCGGCGGCGCCAATACCGACAACGGCGTCTATTCGGCGAGCTTCGACAACAGCTACAGCCCGTCGGACGGCGGCTTCTTCAAGACCTTCAGCTTCGGGGTCAACTATACCCGCGATCGCAAGCGGGTCGACTTCATCCAGCCCAACTTCGCCGCCTTCTGCCAGTTCTGCGGCTTCTTCCAGGATGCGCCGAACGCGCTGCTGACGCCGATCGACCTGTCGGACACGCTGTCCGGGCTGCCCTCGGGGATCCAGCGCCGCTTCTTCACCTTCGACCTCGATCAACTGATCGCCTATCAGTCGAGCCCGGAGGCGCTGGCGGCGCGCGACGTCGCCAAGGGGCTGCCGCCCGGCACGTCGGCGGCGCAGTGGGAGCGGCTGCGCACGACCGAGGGTGGCTATGTCGGTGTCCGCCAGCCGGCCAGCTTCGGCGTCACCGAAACCTCGTTCTCGGGTTACGCCAACGTCAGCATCGCCGGCACGATCGGGGCGGTCGACTGGGGCATCGACACCGGCGCCCGGCTGGTGCGGACGCGGACCGAGGCGACGGGCAGCTCGTCGACCCTGCTGGCACTCAACCAGACGACGCCCAGCCAGTACGACCCGACGCTGGGCGCCGCGGCGCTCGTCACCCGGTCGAACACCTATTACAAGCTGCTGCCCAACTTCAATCTGAAGATCCTGCCGAGCAAGGAGATCATCGTCCGGCTCGCCGCGTCGCAGACCTTCGCACGGCCGCAGCTCAGCGACCTCGCGCCGCGCTTCGCGTTCAACGACCTGCGGCCCGGCTCGCTCACCGCCTCGGGCGGCAATACGGCGCTGCGCCCCTTCACCTCGACCAACCTCGACGCTTCGTTCGAATATTATTTCAACACCCTCAGCTTCCTGACCGTCGCGGCCTATTGGAAGAACGTCGAGGACTTCATCGTCACCACCAACAGCGTGGAGACGATCACCGTCCCGAACGGCATCCGCGTGACGACAGGCGATCCCGCGATCAACGCGGCGGCGGGCACGGTCAACTTCCTCGTCTCGCGCCCCGTCAATGCCGAGCAGGCGACCGTGAAGGGCGTGGAGGTCGGCGGGCAGCTTACCTTCGACTTCCTGCCCGGTCCGCTGCGCTTCTTCGGCGTCAGCGGCAACGCGAACTTCGTCAGCTCGAACGCGGGCATCTCGACGGGGGACAACATCAACACGATTTTCGCGCTGCCGGGCCTCGGCAACACGCAGAATGCGGCGGTGTTCTTCGACAACGGCACGCTCGATGCGCGCGTGTCGTACAGCCGGCGCGGCAGCTTCCTCGAGACGCTGGTCAACCCCAAGGCGGCGGTGGAGCCGATCTTCGTCGCGCCGTTCCAGCAGGTCGACTTCCGCATCAACTACAACACCGAGATCGGCGGCGCGGCGATGACCTTCTTCGTCGGCGGGGTGAACGTCTTTAACGAGAAGATCCGCAAGTACGGGCGGTACGAGAACCAGTTCATCACCTACCGCAATACCGGCCCGCGCTATCAGTTCGGCGTCCGCGCGCGATTCTGA
- the iolE gene encoding myo-inosose-2 dehydratase translates to MSVRFGVSPIAWINDDMPHLGGDTPLEKLLGDASEIGFSGVELGGKFPRDPAILSPLLRSYGLDLVGGWFSGELLTLSPDAQIEAMQEHLALLEAMGCGVFVFAECSNTIHSTRGVPLSTRPVLDDAGWARFGRGITAVADYVAARGLRFAYHHHIGTVVETQADVDRFIAETGANAGLTVDTGHGYYGGLDVPALIRDHPGRVSHVHCKDVRADVMATTRQRDRSFLDGVLDGMFTVPGDGAIDFAPVFAALTDIGYAGWVIVEAEQDPARADPRRYGQIGLDHLRATADAATLEVAR, encoded by the coding sequence ATGAGCGTGAGGTTCGGGGTCAGCCCCATCGCCTGGATCAACGACGACATGCCGCATCTGGGCGGCGACACCCCGCTGGAGAAACTGCTGGGCGACGCGTCGGAGATCGGTTTTTCCGGCGTCGAGCTCGGCGGCAAGTTCCCGCGCGATCCCGCGATCCTGTCGCCCCTGTTGCGCTCCTACGGGCTCGATCTCGTCGGCGGCTGGTTCTCGGGCGAGCTGCTCACCTTGTCGCCGGACGCGCAGATCGAGGCGATGCAGGAGCATCTCGCGCTGCTGGAGGCGATGGGCTGCGGCGTGTTCGTCTTCGCCGAATGCAGCAACACCATCCATTCGACGCGCGGCGTGCCGCTCAGCACCCGGCCGGTGCTCGACGATGCGGGCTGGGCGCGGTTCGGGCGCGGCATTACCGCCGTCGCCGATTACGTCGCGGCGCGCGGCCTGCGCTTCGCCTACCACCATCACATCGGCACGGTGGTCGAGACGCAGGCGGACGTCGACCGCTTCATCGCCGAAACCGGCGCGAACGCGGGCCTGACGGTCGATACCGGACACGGTTATTACGGCGGGCTCGACGTGCCCGCGCTGATCCGCGATCATCCGGGACGCGTCTCCCACGTCCATTGCAAGGACGTGCGCGCGGACGTGATGGCGACGACGCGTCAGCGCGACCGCAGCTTCCTGGACGGCGTCCTCGACGGGATGTTCACGGTGCCCGGCGACGGCGCGATCGACTTCGCGCCCGTGTTCGCGGCGCTGACCGACATCGGTTACGCGGGCTGGGTGATCGTCGAGGCGGAACAGGATCCCGCCCGCGCCGACCCGCGGCGCTACGGCCAGATCGGGCTCGACCACCTCCGCGCGACCGCCGACGCCGCGACGCTGGAGGTCGCGCGATGA